One stretch of Corallococcus soli DNA includes these proteins:
- a CDS encoding ClpX C4-type zinc finger protein, giving the protein MADNPRELIRAAQAAELQGDMTRAADCLEQAAALYQKSGHTSRASQLQRQARQLKTRSPDVSPAFAAMAGGKDAVAYRSLSSVTWSDAVSAASNEKAEGAPHGSTGEAGARRPTTGRHEAVEPGSQQPTGRHEAVEAGSPQRSTGRHEAVDPGGLPPLAGHDEANESGGLPSLAGRVEAIGSGGLPPLAGRIEAIGSGRLTPAPVPPGAAGLPPLTERIAAVGLEGASRPSSGLEAVAAGPSDCAASAQLAEALGHSDAVQAPASARPDDDDALQPGGLLSPPEDDDAIVPGGLLRPPDEDEFPEAVRPAQGRRREKRLIERGPTRADPALDTWCSFCCRPRGEVGDLVAGPAGAFICKGCLGESQGLLGDVVPRASVRKPVEDATAGGVEMVGHDDVRTLLERTLQAGARCLLLVGPEGCGKSVFFQAVQRRGQGVLTSVEALESAPGADVLLVEDVDRLESGAQAALVTFLVNHPERAVVMSARGAVASLGLWVRGEGGSLPVPTTAGLMDAVQGSVPVALLERVQVLLPVRRPTVPELVEVARRSLALRRPAVSLSEEVLGAFAAEAVRSPRAGHELRALLSRVYAGSWSLEAAQTPAPTPSHNSRGGRKGTP; this is encoded by the coding sequence ATGGCCGACAATCCCCGTGAGTTGATCCGCGCCGCCCAGGCCGCGGAGCTTCAGGGAGACATGACGCGCGCGGCGGACTGCCTGGAGCAGGCCGCGGCGCTCTACCAGAAGTCCGGGCACACCTCGCGCGCCTCGCAGTTGCAGCGGCAGGCGCGCCAGTTGAAGACCCGGTCGCCGGACGTGAGCCCTGCCTTCGCCGCGATGGCGGGCGGCAAGGACGCCGTGGCGTATCGCTCCCTGTCCTCGGTGACCTGGAGCGACGCGGTGTCCGCCGCGTCCAACGAGAAGGCCGAGGGAGCCCCTCACGGTTCGACGGGGGAGGCTGGAGCGCGGCGGCCCACCACCGGGCGCCACGAGGCCGTCGAGCCCGGGAGTCAGCAGCCCACCGGGCGCCACGAAGCCGTCGAGGCGGGAAGCCCGCAGCGGTCCACCGGGCGCCATGAGGCCGTCGACCCCGGCGGACTGCCGCCCCTGGCCGGGCATGATGAAGCCAATGAATCCGGGGGCCTTCCGTCGCTGGCCGGACGCGTTGAGGCCATCGGGTCCGGAGGCCTTCCGCCGCTGGCCGGGCGCATTGAAGCCATCGGGTCCGGCCGCCTCACCCCTGCACCCGTGCCGCCCGGGGCGGCGGGGCTGCCCCCCCTCACCGAGCGGATCGCGGCGGTCGGCCTCGAAGGCGCTTCACGTCCGTCCAGCGGCCTGGAGGCGGTCGCCGCTGGGCCCTCCGACTGCGCGGCATCCGCCCAGCTCGCGGAGGCCCTGGGGCACTCCGACGCCGTGCAGGCCCCGGCATCAGCGCGGCCCGACGACGATGACGCCCTCCAACCCGGCGGCCTGCTGAGCCCTCCCGAGGACGACGACGCCATCGTTCCCGGAGGCCTGCTGCGTCCACCGGACGAGGACGAATTCCCCGAAGCCGTCCGGCCCGCGCAGGGCCGCCGCCGCGAGAAGCGCCTCATCGAACGGGGTCCCACCCGGGCGGATCCAGCCCTGGATACGTGGTGTTCGTTCTGCTGCCGGCCCCGTGGAGAGGTGGGCGACCTGGTGGCGGGCCCCGCGGGCGCGTTCATCTGCAAGGGCTGCCTGGGCGAATCCCAGGGGCTCCTGGGCGACGTCGTTCCCCGGGCCTCCGTGCGCAAGCCCGTGGAGGACGCGACCGCCGGGGGCGTGGAGATGGTGGGCCACGACGACGTGCGGACCCTGCTGGAGCGCACGCTCCAGGCCGGGGCGCGCTGCCTGCTGCTCGTGGGGCCGGAGGGCTGCGGCAAGAGCGTCTTCTTCCAGGCGGTGCAGCGGCGGGGCCAAGGCGTGCTCACGTCGGTGGAGGCCCTGGAGTCCGCCCCGGGCGCGGATGTCCTGCTGGTGGAGGACGTGGACCGCCTGGAGTCCGGGGCGCAGGCCGCGCTGGTCACCTTCCTCGTGAACCACCCGGAGCGCGCGGTGGTGATGAGCGCGCGGGGCGCGGTGGCGTCCCTGGGCCTGTGGGTGCGGGGGGAGGGCGGCAGCCTGCCGGTGCCCACCACCGCGGGCCTCATGGACGCGGTGCAGGGCTCCGTCCCGGTGGCGCTGCTGGAGCGCGTGCAGGTGCTGCTGCCGGTGCGCCGTCCGACGGTGCCGGAGCTGGTGGAGGTGGCCCGGCGTTCGCTGGCCCTGCGCCGGCCGGCGGTGTCCCTGTCGGAGGAGGTGCTGGGCGCCTTCGCGGCGGAGGCGGTCCGTTCGCCCCGAGCCGGCCATGAGCTGCGCGCCCTGCTGTCGCGCGTCTACGCGGGCTC